From a single Silene latifolia isolate original U9 population chromosome 6, ASM4854445v1, whole genome shotgun sequence genomic region:
- the LOC141586857 gene encoding putative ATP synthase 24 kDa subunit, mitochondrial, with product MAFASRFLSKSKQLCNAQIVLPKDRVIAVRYFAAPPAPPAPKGLKGDEMLKGIFLDVKKKFDAAISVFRQEKITIDPDDPAAVQRYADVLKMAREKAGLMSESQKIKRTIETQTQGIPDVRAYLLKLQEIRINKGLPDDIGIEAMMFEALEKVEKEIKKPLMRDDKEGMARLTAEYDKGNKRLGISRKDLPKYEEKLELAIAKGQLIGLKKDCVDAMEAQKKKEEFKDEEMPDVKSLDVRNFL from the exons ATGGCGTTTGCTTCTCGATTTCTCTCCAAATCCAAACAG CTATGCAATGCTCAGATTGTATTACCAAAGGACCGTGTGATTGCTGTTCGCTATTTTGCTGCTCCTCCTGCTCCCCCTGCTCCCAAAGGGCTCAAGGGAGATG AGATGTTGAAGGGCATTTTTCTGGATGTCAAGAAGAAGTTTGATGCTGCCATTAGTGTTTTCCGTCAGGAAAAGATCACCATCGACCCTGATGACCCTGCTGCTGTACAACGCTATGCTGATGTCTTGAAGATGGCACGAGAGAA GGCTGGGCTCATGAGCGAGTCCCAAAAAATTAAACGTACAATTGAAACCCAAACACAGGGTATTCCCGATGTTCGCGCTTATCTTTTGAAGTTGCAGGAGATCAGGATCAA TAAGGGCCTACCTGATGACATCGGCATAGAGGCGATGATGTTTGAAGCCTTGGAAAAAGTTGAAAAGGAAATTAAAAAACCTCTCATGAGAGATGATAAAGAAGGAATGGCTCGTTTAACGGCTGAGTACGATAAGGGTAACAAGAG GCTTGGAATTAGCAGAAAGGATTTGCCCAAATATGAGGAGAAACTGGAGCTTGCAATCGCAAAAGGTCAGCTGATAGGCTTGAAGAAGGATTGCGTTGATGCCATGGAAGCTCAAAAGAAGAA GGAGGAATTCAAGGATGAGGAAATGCCAGACGTCAAGTCGCTGGATGTCAGAAACTTTTTGTGA